From the genome of Solanum pennellii chromosome 6, SPENNV200:
TGTCTCGTCTTGAACAACCATTATGGAGGCATCATCAGGGTATTCTGACTATTCTGATTCACTTGATGAGTATCCCCATACTGCAAGAGCTTTCTTCACCACATGATCAGTTGCAACATTCCTTCCATTTTTATCAAGGACCAGGTGCCTCCTTTTGTCTTTTACGCCTCTAGGTCTGTGGTGCTCTTTGTTTTTAGCTTTAGCCATTGGAAAATCACTGATGaagttcccaacctttccaCACTTGTGACAGATGTCATTAGCAGATTCAATTTGAGGAGGATTTTCCCCTTTCCTGAACCCTCCATGTTTTCTCACATTTTTCTGAACTTTCTTGGTTATCCTCCTCACTAAATGCGTCACCCGATGACATTTTGAGGACTAGTGACTTGTCCTGTATAGCCTCCTTCTTTGAGATGTCCTAATTTATATTCATCTTATGGGTTTTTGATATTCACACTAAGAGCATCTATTATCAAGACTTTCAGATCCTTAGCCCTAGTAATAACATCAACTTTACTTGACAAGACATAGGAAGGATTTGAAGAACTTTTCTAACCTGCTTGCTTGTGCTGATAGGTTCACCCAGACATCGTAGCTCATTGGTTATGGATGCGAGTTTTGTTTGCATATCGTGAATAGttttgtaacacttcaaaaattcaagacgtgttctagagcctaaaataagtgtcataaggtctagacacttttttaaggtccattataatgtttataagtcatttagaaagtcTAGGAGCCAAAACGTCTATGAACGTCCTgaaactagttctaggaggtactagtgtgcctaagcctatttgactagctttttgGATTCGAAAATAGATGATAATCGGtgaaagggtgtctaacatgggTTTAAGTTAATTCATAGTAGAAACGTACGGGtatgaatccccaaggaccaaccaagggtccttgaggaagaccctTGCAAGTGGACTcaaacactgcctgggcagtgtgcacccacgaaagGGCATCAACGGGGCGTGTGTTGATCGATGGGGCGTTGATGCCAACCATAgaccaacacttagacaatttGTTGGAGGACCTCACCTAAACAATCTCTGACCAAATCGACAAGTGTACAGCACGGAGGAGGGACCAGttgtcgactcacagacggaccgtcgacgggGTCTCATCTGTGAGGGTCCAATTTTCCTGCATGTTTTAACTTAGTCTGAAATAATTGATTAAAGGGTTTGGTGGTTATTTAGGGATTAGGGGaagtctaattacaactctaaaataaaactctcttccttctctcttctttctctctctattgaaagacaccattgaagacaagctaggggagAGATTTGGGTGCTGTAAAGGGATaatttcaccatcaattcttcatcaaacattgaaGTATGAGATtaaattcacctttgagacctctttcctcaatgggttccttcaaagtattttcaaaagtttagttttcatgtgggtctttctcaatctcaaaaattatgttatgaattggtttatttatgttttatattggataatatgaatttattaacatgtattctaaattaattatgatatatcttgatggtatggtctagtttgtagagatgacccttaacccttggTTTGATCTCgacatgaattaggttgtatttggttcaattaacttggttatggttgaattactattagatgaaattttacattaataattaaaaaattagaatgaTTTGTAGTCTTTTATGCTAGctcttgagaagatgatatAGGTTAGGaagtatgttatgaattgacTAAGTATCTTGttttaagttatgatttagtattgaattatgatgtagtgattcttctagacttgttatcatgttcattattgacttatgatgatgtatacccaatTGGCTTGAATTGAGGGTTATAgaaagaccttgatgatgaactatgaaggagacttcgtaagtcttatgatctctatcctttacttcaaattgtggttaattgtgattaagtcgtgatattgtattggagtatgccttatattaggattgataggattcagagagagatagatagatagagagagagagagcgagagagagagatgtCACATTATCTTAGAGATGTCATTTCACATACTAGCAAATGATATGGAAGGAAAAACGTGAtctcttaatttttaattacatgTTTCGTATTCGATTTTTGAAAATGGAGAAATCTTTGATCAAGGGAGATTCCCCCATTTAACGAATTCTATGGGACAAAACAAATCTCAATTGTTTGTGCTAATAtaccaaatatatataatgtaagaCCTAGTGGAATGTATATAATCCATGTGCCTTTGAAAGTAGCGAAACACTCTTATTAGAAGTTATTCGTTGAAAACatgttgataaaaataaaagtaagattaataattttatatcaagaagtattaaactttattaTACCAACATTTAAGAGACTCGACTCAAAATTTAAAACAGGTGGGGGATGGGGAGAGGTGGATATGACAAGAAGGACAACTGAGATACTAATAAAGAAACACACTTTTAAAAATCTAAGTTTGGGAGAACACAAAAAGATAAacatttttagaagttatttcaCATGCTTgatcatttcatcacattctAGAGCTTCAATTCTAAGTCCACATTTTGATCTTCATCTGCTTcaacattttcaaaaatgaatggCTTGTCGGGATTCTTGATTAAAgcatttgtgaagtcaaatagGTTCAACTCCTTAATTTTGTGCACTTGACCCCTTGAATGTGATTCTTCACTCATTGAACGAAAATTAGCTTGACCATTTGCTCTTGAAGCAAATTGAGAGTGACCTTGTTTAGAATTTAACTTGAAATGTGTCGTCCTTGACACAGGGTAACCTGCAAATTTAATAGTATGAtgttaaagtaaaaataaattatcaaacaattttatatgaagaattatatatatatatatatatatatatatgtttgtatttATATCTTTTATGTGTCACTAATAAGCATTGAGATGAATTAGACTCATCCACTCTCATGTATAATCATTATCTAATCATGAGTCCTTTCCCATCAGTAGATCGTACATAAGAAAAATCTAAATAATCGAATTTTTATTATGAGACATATATACCAGATGGGTCTTGATTGGATATAATTCCTaactttcaataattttttttatttgagctCGAGAAAAGAGGAACACTTTGGTTAAGATTGTTTTAGGTAATGTGATTTGATAATCGAACAAAAATCAATCCCCACTGTAAAAGGgatttattaaaagaaaaggtcAGGATCACTTTTTTGTATatgaatgtttttaaattaactaGGAATTTAAAGATCCCCGTCCTTCTATAAAGAAGGTGAATTATCAAATGGATCTGAATAAATTTCCTTCCTTAAGAAAAATTAGAAACATTCTTGTTGAAAGTGTTTTTCCTTGTAAAGAAGTAGtaaataagataattttttttctcccaTAAAAAATGTGATTAACTGATCAAAGTAAATGAAGCATGTTCCTAAAAAGGAATGTTCAAATACACACACTAGTTAGAATCGCTTCCCTTGTAAGAAAATTTTTCACATAAACTAAGAATTGAATGTTATATTCCTCGTATAAAAAAGGTGATTTGCCTCCCTTTAGAATGAATTTTCACCCAACAATATAAGGGGTGAACACCCTAGGTAGTCCTCCTATCAAAATGGTGATTATATGATAAAACCAGAATGAATCATCTTTGGCTCAAAAAGAGGTAACACAAAAAAACTTCTTGTAACAAATAGAATTAGCCGGGCAAATAAATAATGAGCTTAAAATTATTAAgccaaataataaatatttgaattaatatattcatgtatAGTCTTACCACTTCGTTGTTTTTCTAGCACATAACCTTCTCTTGCATGCACTTGATCAAAATGATATAGTAATGGAAGAGGATGTGAAAAGATTTTATCACATACTCTACATGCAATTGCATTAGTGTACACATAACCTTCTCTTCCATGCACTTGATTAAAATGATAGAGTAATGGCAGAGGATGTGAAAAGATTTTATCACATACTCTACATGCAATCGCATTAGTGTAAGGcaccattttttttctcttaacttaGATGGTTTTCTGCAGAAAGACACTTGATGATAATTGTTTGCTAAAACAAGTGAAAGAAATATACTATGTGGAAGATGATACACTTATGgatgtatttatatatgtaaaagtcatgtaaaattaattattgttttgaaaTATCATGACCCGGAGATTCTTGGGAACAAAAAAGTTGACTACAAAGAAGTCTAAAATTTGTCCTCATTATGTATTCAGACACACAATAATTACTAGAGTGGAATTTTCAGGAAAAACGGAAAACGTGTGAACCAACATTTTCATATTAGCTATTAAAgaggaaaatattattgattgttGATTTTTCAGttagtaaaataaattgaagtgcgaaaatatcatttattatctAGATAGTTAATAGGATAACCAGGACTTAAAATTATAACGGCGTGTCCCACCGTTATGATAACTTATTTCATGACTCAAAGTAGACTCTAGATGTTACATGAAAAATATGACCATGAGAGACCCTACAAAGAAACTTTACATAGGCAGGATGTAAAATAaacacaataaatcaaaataagcAATATGAGTCTCAACCCATAAGATGGCATAAAGGATACCACATTACATAAGAGAATATGAGGAATACTGCTAAGTTTAACATAAGTCTTCTACTATCATAGATGTGACTTGGACAAATCCCTAGGTCAAGAACATAatctaaaaactaaaaagaCATCAAAGCACTAAAATTGTCCATTGCCTTGCCCTTGAATcgtgaggactcaccaatccaATTTAGTCAACAATAGTGCAATCAAACTAAGTATTTCTGGGTAGAGGAGCGTCAGATTCTATGTTATGAGAAAATATAGGCACAAATTGCGTTGGTATAATAAATGTACTTAGTATGTGAAAATGCATAAAAACGTAAATGTATTGTCCCATTTCTTGtgaaattacttttatttataaaatgacCATTTTGTCCTTCTTCTTAGTGTTTTCATGCTTAGTCTGTATTTTAAAAATGGTTGGTGTAGTCCCTAATGTGATCAGAGTAATTTGGTGATTCAGACATTCTTTAATTAAATGTTATTGATATGGTTGACTTTGGTCAAAATTTTGAGTTCTGACAGTCAGATAAATTTCTATTAGCCCCATCGCGTCTGGAACACTGAGTTTAAGCTACTAAGATGGTTTGTCCTGGTTCTGAGGCCTTACATTGAGTTTTTGGTATTTAGGTGGGAAATTAAGTTTTAATCCTTAAGAGAGGCCTTATAGGGCATTGCTGTCATTTGaacttttctcaaaaaattgataattaaattgaatttgaaatgtCGAATTTAGTGGGGAAGCATGTCCCTTTTTTTATCGGACCCCGAACGACTTCCCAAGAGTCTGTTTTGggactttttaatttttgttgagcTGCTGGTTTATGATTTCAAGCGCATATTAATTTGACCTTTGAAATTGTGGGTCGTTAGCTCGCGATCGCCATATGTCTTTACGATCATGGCCCTCTGTTTTGCATTCATGTTGAGCCCACTATTTAACCTTTACGATTACGGATAGGGGGTCTCAAGATCATGATGTGATTCTATGTGTTCTTCATGATTGCGACAGTTACAGGCTTGTAATTGCGATGACCAATTTTTACATGAATAAAACCTTAATTTTGAACTCTTTCAATTTGAAGgcactccttgaatggaagagtgTTCAAGAATGGATACCATAACTCACATTGAATAAAtaccaattattttttatgaagaaacaaCCATCAACATCCCTTCTAGCATTTCTTGATTTCTAACTTCCATGGatacttgagagagtcttctaagagagaggggtttaggattttaggaagaggggtctaaaatgaggtcttagagtttagaaaactttaatatacctaataaacactAAAACTAACGTCCTAGGGTCATGAAAGACTCGGGGTGAATTTAACAAACACCCCAAGCAA
Proteins encoded in this window:
- the LOC107023004 gene encoding uncharacterized protein LOC107023004 — translated: MVPYTNAIACRVCDKIFSHPLPLLYHFNQVHGREGYVYTNAIACRVCDKIFSHPLPLLYHFDQVHAREGYVLEKQRSGYPVSRTTHFKLNSKQGHSQFASRANGQANFRSMSEESHSRGQVHKIKELNLFDFTNALIKNPDKPFIFENVEADEDQNVDLELKL